Within the Channa argus isolate prfri chromosome 12, Channa argus male v1.0, whole genome shotgun sequence genome, the region ATTAAATGTGGGTGGATTTCAGCAGTGGCTGGTAACAAAGTGACTCCCAATGGCCACTTTGTCAGGTtgaattgtattttgtatttttttcttttctgaaataATTGCAATTGGACTCTGCAGAACTCCCCTAAGCACCACCTGCACACAGTGTTAGCTCACTGGTCCATAGTGAAGGCTATGGCCTGTCGACTGACCGACGACACTTTAACCAACAGGTattaacagattttttattaaCAGATTTTCTGCTATGATGATCTGCTAATTTTTTCCAATTTTGGCCTCAGTCTCTAGTTCAAAAGTGTAAAGTAACCTTTCAATGAATTTTGTTAGCCAGATTACCTTAATGCATTTTCCTTATGTCAactttttgatttctttcttctgcCCTTCCTTTTCAGAACTTACACAAATATGTCAGTTAATTGTCCTTCCATCCCGTCCAACTCCTCCATGTCTCTGGATTGCTTATGCTTTAAAATGAGTGCATTAATCCTCACAGTCTACTCCGTCACCAACATCATCTTCGTCTTACCTCTGGCGTCACTCATTCTCCACCTCGGGTACCAGCGATGGAGACAACAGCACTTCAACGCcaagacagcagcagcagcaacgaGTCACTCTGACATCTTCACGTACAACattgttgtcatggagatgatCACGGTCTTAGGGTGTCTCTTGTACAGTGTAGGTGTATACAACAAGATCAACATGATGTCCACATATGGCTTTTATATGTTCTTCTCCACCTGGTGTGTAAAAATACACTTTCATGCACTGACCTGTGTGGAGCGCTACCTGGCTGTTGTTCACCCAGTCGTCTACCTGGGCCTGAAAAATAAGGGCGGTGTCAGAATCA harbors:
- the LOC137137204 gene encoding uncharacterized protein; translation: MACRLTDDTLTNRTYTNMSVNCPSIPSNSSMSLDCLCFKMSALILTVYSVTNIIFVLPLASLILHLGYQRWRQQHFNAKTAAAATSHSDIFTYNIVVMEMITVLGCLLYSVGVYNKINMMSTYGFYMFFSTWCVKIHFHALTCVERYLAVVHPVVYLGLKNKGGVRIRNFSIGCVWLMCFVWVVLVSQTILTVRTIIYFCLAGFASVVVCFCCISVLRALRHPSPGEVAASGERVDQMKHRAFVSVMTIMGVLWVGLAGMLVCNAVLVLVTLSEGDVCVIRASAIWFSLPSSFVLPLLYLHRAGKLPGCKQSLK